A region of Desulfobulbaceae bacterium DNA encodes the following proteins:
- a CDS encoding tyrosine-type recombinase/integrase, whose product MGVCPPLRFAKKSKYIPVVLSRQEVDSIINHLEYPFDIVVSLLYGCGLRLSEGLTLRVQNFNFDDGILTVHGKGDKDRTVPLPQRLIPRLKTQLEAVSELHDQDLAVGYAGVFLVD is encoded by the coding sequence ATTGGGGTCTGTCCCCCATTACGTTTCGCCAAAAAATCAAAGTATATCCCTGTAGTTCTTTCCCGCCAGGAAGTTGATTCAATAATAAATCATCTCGAATATCCATTCGATATCGTGGTGAGCCTTCTTTATGGCTGCGGGCTTCGACTCTCCGAGGGGCTCACCCTTCGAGTGCAGAATTTCAATTTCGATGATGGAATCCTGACAGTCCACGGCAAAGGTGACAAGGATCGGACGGTACCGCTCCCCCAAAGGCTTATTCCACGGCTGAAAACCCAGTTGGAGGCGGTGAGCGAACTCCATGATCAAGATCTTGCCGTTGGCTATGCGGGGGTATTTCTCGTCGATTAA
- a CDS encoding MarR family transcriptional regulator, protein MKVGIISKTAYIERTLAIAKGDYKPRKDEPKVWFESVKSMSQVLSNENQELLRVIISHKPHSITELEKITSRKKSNLSRTLKTLEKYGIVELKRMAGKIIPKVKATDFNVEFGLHYSSPTHQISA, encoded by the coding sequence ATGAAAGTCGGTATTATTTCAAAAACAGCTTATATTGAAAGAACTTTAGCTATTGCTAAAGGTGATTATAAGCCAAGAAAAGATGAGCCTAAAGTTTGGTTTGAATCTGTTAAATCCATGTCCCAAGTTCTTAGCAACGAAAATCAAGAATTATTGCGTGTCATAATTAGTCACAAGCCACATTCAATTACAGAGTTAGAGAAAATTACTAGCAGGAAAAAATCCAACTTGTCCCGAACTCTCAAGACATTAGAAAAATATGGGATTGTTGAACTAAAAAGAATGGCTGGCAAAATCATTCCGAAAGTAAAAGCTACTGACTTTAACGTAGAGTTTGGGCTTCATTATAGTTCACCAACCCATCAAATTTCTGCGTGA
- a CDS encoding MotA/TolQ/ExbB proton channel family protein has translation MRHKNTIGLALCLLLFILGFVIHGNIGLFFNIAGMLIVTGGTFGAALVSYRFERLAIVAKVVYFSYKNSPKTPEEIIDILVNLVVKSRYQGILSLQEEEDETTISFLRNALGMLVDGHSPQMIKEVLSTEMFFFRTRRHETEMILRGIADYAPSFGLVGSVVGLIGMLSGVGNTAVVLQMVPIALTSTLYGIILANFIFIPFAANLQERTYHELLLQKIILDGILAIESEMNPRLLEKKLKFFLTPSARKGKKVSLRKIQERFKIKKDKH, from the coding sequence ATGCGGCATAAAAACACGATCGGCCTGGCATTATGCCTGCTGCTTTTCATCCTTGGATTTGTAATACATGGCAATATAGGACTTTTTTTTAATATAGCAGGAATGCTTATCGTCACTGGCGGCACGTTTGGGGCGGCGCTGGTCAGTTACCGATTTGAACGGCTGGCGATTGTCGCCAAGGTTGTCTATTTCTCGTATAAAAACAGTCCAAAAACTCCAGAAGAAATAATCGATATTCTGGTTAATCTGGTCGTTAAATCCCGCTATCAGGGTATTCTTTCTCTCCAGGAGGAAGAGGATGAAACCACTATATCCTTTCTACGCAATGCCCTTGGCATGCTGGTCGACGGTCATAGCCCGCAGATGATTAAAGAGGTGTTGAGCACCGAAATGTTCTTTTTCAGAACACGCCGGCATGAGACTGAAATGATCCTGCGGGGCATAGCTGACTATGCCCCGTCTTTCGGTCTGGTTGGCAGTGTTGTTGGCCTTATAGGCATGCTTTCCGGAGTTGGCAACACCGCTGTAGTTCTGCAGATGGTACCAATTGCGCTAACCTCAACTTTATACGGGATCATTCTGGCCAATTTTATATTCATTCCTTTTGCGGCAAATCTCCAGGAACGAACCTATCATGAGCTTTTACTGCAAAAAATCATTCTTGACGGCATTCTGGCCATCGAAAGTGAAATGAACCCCCGGCTGCTGGAAAAGAAATTAAAATTCTTCCTTACCCCATCCGCCCGAAAAGGCAAGAAAGTATCTCTGCGTAAGATCCAGGAACGCTTTAAAATTAAAAAAGACAAGCATTGA
- a CDS encoding GNAT family N-acetyltransferase — protein MHITPAQEEDISQIVFLENFIEGRDAASRQTLLARLQMFSEGFLVAKIKGRVAGYIETCIWHRETPQFQADPNFFLTEHALDGAIIYIIFVGVEERQRRHGIGSHLIREVIETIGGKFPANRVHAVSRDPILPFYRNLGFSTVKRLPGFLPDKQMYSLMEFCLR, from the coding sequence GTGCATATAACACCTGCTCAAGAAGAAGATATAAGCCAGATTGTCTTTTTGGAAAATTTCATTGAGGGGAGAGATGCTGCCAGCAGGCAGACTTTGTTGGCACGGTTGCAGATGTTTAGTGAGGGGTTTCTTGTTGCCAAAATTAAAGGGAGAGTGGCGGGTTATATTGAAACCTGCATTTGGCACCGAGAAACGCCGCAATTTCAGGCTGACCCGAATTTTTTTCTAACAGAACATGCTCTTGATGGGGCGATTATCTATATTATTTTTGTTGGTGTTGAAGAGAGACAAAGACGGCACGGTATTGGGTCGCATCTGATCAGAGAGGTTATTGAGACGATCGGGGGTAAATTTCCGGCAAACCGAGTTCATGCGGTCAGCCGTGATCCAATACTCCCCTTTTATAGAAACCTGGGCTTTTCTACCGTGAAGAGACTGCCGGGCTTTCTGCCTGATAAGCAGATGTATTCGCTTATGGAGTTTTGTTTGCGGTAG
- a CDS encoding GatB/YqeY domain-containing protein, which yields MAEYGWDQDMRVSMMEKLKADLKSAMLAKDVDGKNTIRQVMSEFYKLTVPITLESGKKTTRPKKDEEITDDDLISLIQGLVKSEKMVLEMKKEATSPYLEILTRYLPAMVDKEAIAAWVADNVDLSQFKTPMQAMGPIMKHFGKTVDGNDVKAVLSALSKG from the coding sequence ATGGCTGAATATGGTTGGGATCAAGATATGCGGGTCAGTATGATGGAAAAACTTAAAGCGGATTTGAAATCTGCCATGCTGGCAAAAGATGTCGACGGGAAAAACACCATCAGGCAGGTTATGAGTGAATTCTACAAGCTGACGGTGCCGATTACCCTTGAAAGTGGTAAGAAAACAACACGCCCCAAAAAAGATGAGGAAATTACCGATGATGATCTGATTTCACTTATTCAGGGCCTGGTTAAGTCGGAGAAGATGGTTCTGGAAATGAAGAAGGAGGCAACCTCACCCTACCTTGAAATTTTAACGAGATACCTGCCTGCGATGGTTGATAAAGAGGCAATTGCTGCCTGGGTTGCAGATAACGTTGATTTGAGCCAGTTCAAAACTCCAATGCAGGCCATGGGTCCCATTATGAAGCATTTTGGTAAAACTGTTGATGGTAACGATGTCAAAGCAGTTCTGTCAGCTCTGTCTAAAGGGTAG
- a CDS encoding flagellar motor protein MotB yields MSILFTLHMKNQASDKHTKTGFDPPTGTHSHPHKELAYLSDDHDFSSYSSLINNSEHSSTNAIFFPTPVSRSTHWSVAWSDLMMTMFVLFMVMFVYKSADKEFLSGDGLGFASGRHIGNEVRDTTMMGTNNYFQYADKSVSRVYDFSRQLIHQEDIKEFASIDLEADRTLRIVLTGDLLFDLGAVNLKNSARDNLKQVARIIQNTPYIINVIGHTDNQQTNNAYASNWELSALRASSVTRYLIAQTGLPPSHFFVTGHAFHQPAAPNDSPENRAKNRRVEIVLTKLLPLQSESFDSEINENFSPANLSQETQPAPQFLPTEGAH; encoded by the coding sequence ATGAGCATTCTCTTTACACTTCACATGAAAAATCAGGCCTCCGACAAACATACCAAAACCGGTTTCGATCCTCCGACGGGAACCCATTCCCACCCGCATAAGGAATTAGCATATCTGTCTGATGACCATGACTTTTCTTCATATTCATCGTTGATCAACAACTCTGAGCACTCTTCAACCAATGCCATATTCTTTCCAACACCGGTAAGTCGGTCAACGCACTGGTCTGTTGCCTGGTCGGATTTGATGATGACGATGTTCGTGCTGTTTATGGTCATGTTTGTCTACAAGTCAGCAGACAAGGAGTTTCTTAGTGGTGATGGGTTGGGCTTTGCCTCCGGCAGACATATTGGCAATGAAGTCCGAGACACCACGATGATGGGTACAAACAACTATTTTCAATATGCCGACAAGTCTGTCTCCAGAGTCTATGATTTCAGTCGGCAACTCATTCATCAGGAGGATATTAAGGAGTTTGCTTCAATTGATCTTGAAGCCGACCGGACGCTGCGAATTGTCTTAACTGGCGACCTGCTCTTTGATCTTGGCGCTGTCAACTTGAAAAATTCGGCCCGTGACAACCTGAAACAGGTTGCCAGAATCATTCAAAACACCCCATACATAATTAATGTCATCGGCCACACCGACAACCAGCAGACCAACAACGCCTATGCCAGCAACTGGGAGCTGTCTGCCTTGCGGGCAAGCTCTGTCACGCGCTACCTCATCGCACAAACAGGGCTGCCGCCCAGCCATTTTTTCGTGACGGGCCATGCCTTTCATCAACCGGCAGCTCCCAATGATTCCCCTGAAAATCGTGCCAAAAACAGACGAGTCGAGATCGTCCTGACTAAACTGTTACCATTGCAGAGTGAGTCGTTTGACTCAGAGATCAATGAAAATTTCAGCCCCGCAAACTTAAGTCAAGAAACTCAGCCAGCGCCGCAGTTTCTGCCCACAGAGGGTGCCCACTGA